The Desulfitobacterium chlororespirans DSM 11544 sequence CGCCGTTGTCAATGTGGCCCAAGTTGTCGCCTCCATCGGTGCCGGGGTTCTGATCGGGCGCAAGCTGAAATACAAAACGGCAGGCATCATCTCTCTGCTTCTCTTTACGGTGGCCGGCGGCTTCCCCTTCCTGATGGGAGACGGCCTTTCCTTTGGAACCCTGTTGGCCAGCCGCTGCCTGTTTGGTCTGGGGCTGGGCGCTTTCTCTCCCATTGTCAATTCCACCATTGCCTACCTCTTTGACAAGGAAAACACCCGGGCTTTCATGATGGGAGCTAAAGACGTCTTTTTCAGCCTCGGCGCCACCATCGGCAACATTATCGCCGGGATTCTCTGCCTGATCAGCTGGCAAACCACCTATGTCTTTTATCTTTTCGGGATTATCCCCTTGGTTTTCTTCGTGATCTTCTACAAAGAACCTGAATTCGTCCAGGAAGCCCAAAAGGAAAAAATCAAGATCCCCAAGACTGCTTTTTATTACCTCTTTCTCCTCCTCGTGGTGATGCTTCTCACTCAGTTCTGCTGGAATTATATTGCCTTTATTCTTACGGATATGGGCTATTCCAGCGCCGTCATCGGAACGATTGTCACCTGCTTTACTGTGGGAGCGGTCTTGGGGGGTGTCGCGTATGGTTTCTGCTATCGTTTCTTCAAGAACTATATTCTTTTTGTGGCCATGATCATGGTTTCCCTCAGTTTTATGATTATTTATGGGGCCAGCTCCTCTGTTTCCACCTCCCTCTTGTTTGTTTTCGGCATCGGCTTTTTTCTCTCCGGCTTTGCCAGCGTTATGTTCACGGCGGGCATCCCCATGAGCCTGTCCCTGACCGTGCCGGCCTCGGCCATTGCCGCGGCAATGGGGCTGTTCTTCGCCTTTCAGAACTTCGGCAGCTTCCTGGCTTCGCCGGTGGGCCAGCTCTTCTTCAAGATTGTGGGCGAAGATGCGCCTATGAACACGATTTTTCTCTTCGGGCTGGTGGTGGCGCTGCTCTTTACGGTTATCGTCTTCATCACCAGCACACGGGACGCTAAATTGGCCAAAGACCAAAAGCAAGAGCTGAATTCCCTGTGAAATTTATTAGGAGAAATCTGTTAGGATACTACCAGGCAGCGGCCGGCCCCAAGGCAGCCGCTGCCCAATGAAGGGAGGAATTCGCTTGGCTTCACTATCCTTGGTTCAGGAAACCCAGCAAAATCTCTGGGATGCGACAAATTTCCGGGAACCCCAAAAAGTACCGGTGGGTATGGAATTTACTTACTGGCCCTTTGCCTACGCCGGTGTAACCTATCAAGAGGTTGCTCACGATCCCCGGCTCACTGCCCAAAGCTATCTGCGTTTCTTGGATGATATCCACCTTGACTACACCTGGGGAATGGCATCCCTGCCCAATCCCTACAAAGCGTTTCAGGCTCTTGGTTCCCATTCTTTTTACCTGGCCAATGATCAGACCACAGTGGCACACAACCAGACAGCTGACGTCTATATGAAAGATGACGAATATGATGAATTCTGCAAAGATCCCTATTATTATATTAATGAGATTTTACTGAAAAGGAAGCTGCCCAAGCTTGACCAAGAGCGCAAAGAAGATGCCTATGAGGCCCTTCGTCAAGGCATGCTGGAATTCCGGCAGTTTGACCTGACCAACGAATTGATCTTGCAGGGATTGGCTGCAAGATCCGTCTATACCCTGGTCAATGTTCCTCTCGTTTTCAACTCTCCTCTAAAGCTTCTTTTCGACAAAGTCAGAGGAATGAAAGACACTCTGATTGACTTACGCCGACGGCCCGATCAGGTCAGAGCGGCTTGTGCCCAACTCCTGGCAGCAGATAAGGCGGCACTTCCCCTGAAGCCTGAAGATCTGGCCAGGATGCCGGGGCTTAAGGTGGGACTGACCGGGTATCATGTGGAGTGTTTCCTGAGCGGAAAGCAATTCGATGAATTCTTCATGAAGCCCTTTTTGGAAGTATACGAACCTTATATGCAGGCCGGCCTGAAGTTCTTCCTCAAAGGTGAAGGCAAGTTCCTCAATACCATCGAAAGGTACCGACAAACACCCAAGGGCAGCATGATTATTATGCTGGAGGAAGATGATCCTTTCGAGGTCCACAAACTGGTGGGTGACTGGTGCACACTGGCCACGGGTATAAGCGCCAGCCTTTTAAAGTACGGAACCAAGCAGCAGTGCATCGATTATGTCAAAAAGTGCTACGATACCTTTGCCCCGGGCGGCGGATTTATCTTCATGCAGGACAGACCCCTTCTCAGTGCCAATGATGCCAACCCGGAGAATATTATTGCCGTTTATGAATTCGCCAACGAATATGGAAAAAAATAAGAAGGGATGGGATATCCGTGGCTGCAGAAAAGTATACCGTCGCCGAATTATTTGCCCTGCTGCAAGCTGATGATTCCTGGGAAAAGCACCCAGACAAAAGAGCGCAATGGATAGAAGGTTTTAAAATGTCGCTAAACGTTTGGTATTGTTAGCAATAGGGGCAGGCTTTTGCTGTAAAACAACGAACCGGCAGACTGCTGAATCCATGTCGGCCGGTTCGTTGCTCTGTTTAATCTGATTTAAAGCAATGGAGGTATATGCCCTCACACTATTCTTGGTAGGCCATTCACAACTTAAGGTCGGAAAAGGTTGTCTTTTCCGATATATCTAAAAAAGGGGCGAATCATGATGAACTTAGCTGTGCAAAGTGATGAGGAACTGTTGGCGGCTTATGCGGCAATATTATCACGACTGAAAGAACTGATCAAAGAAGACCTGATGGTAATAATAACCGACAACACCCATATTCTATATTTTTATCCCGGATACAAACTGAATGGGTCCCATATGCAGCTGGTCGGCCTCGAATTACCTGCGGACGATGATCTGGGCCGGTGTGTCAGAACCGGAGAATCCAATACGGAGTTGCGCCCCAAAGAAGCCTTTGGTGTTCCTTTCTTGGCCATGACCACCCCCATTCAAAACAGCCGGGGGGAAATAATCGGCTGTGTATCGATTGGGCGGAGTATGGAAAAAGAGGCCAATCTGGAGGAAGCATCACAAAGCCTGGCTGCCAGCCTCCAGGAGGTGAATGCCGGCCTGGAGGAGATCGCCTCCGGTTCCCAGATACTTTCGTCTAAAATTAACAGCGTGGTACGCTCGGCCAATGACTCTGCGGTAAAAATTAAAGAAGTCAATCAGGTCATCCGTGCCATTGCCGATGTATCCGCCCATTCCAACCTGCTGGGTTTAAACGCCGCCATTGAAGCCGCCCGCGCCGGAGAGCAAGGGCGGGGCTTCGCCGTTGTGGCGGAGGAGATGCGGACCCTTGCTGCTCAAAGCAAAGATTCGGCGAAAATGGTTACAGAAATACTCACCCAGATGAAGGATTCCATCGAGAGCATCCTTTGGGAAGTTGATCAAATCAACGGTATTGCCGGAAATCAAGCGGCCTCTACCCAAGAGATTACAGCGGCCCTGGAGGAAATAAGCGACAATTCTCAAGCTTTAGTAGAACACGCTAAGATTAAGATCGAGAAGCACTGAGGCCGCTCCTATGCTTAGGCCAGATTATATCGTTTAATCTTGCGGTAGACTGTTGATTTGCTTACCCCTAATATTTCAGCCACTAAGGGAATGTCGTGATTGAATTCTTTCAGCACTTTTTCCAGCATGACTTTCTCCACTTGATGAATGGTGCCATAAGCCTCCGCTTTTTCAGTATCCATTGCCTCTCCCGGCGCAAAGGAGGGCGGAGATGACTGGAGGACAATATTGGGGATATGTTCCGGCAGGAGAACCTTGCTGTTCCGGCTTTTGGCTATGGTCATCATATATAGGATGACATTCTCCAGTTGCCGCACGTTGCCTGGCCAATCGTATTCCTCCAGGATCCGGAGGGCTTCATGGGAAATAGACAGTGCTTCCGGATTGTTTTGCCCGCAGCTGTCCATAAAATAAGAGACAAACAGCTTGATATCCCCTTTGCGGTCCCGTAAGGGCGGGATATTGATGGGAAACATGGAGATTCTGTAGAAGAGGTCGGGACGAAACTGGCCGCTCTCCATCAGATCCTTAAGGTTGCGGTTGGTGGCCGTGATCAAATTGAATTCAATCTGATGGGAGACATGATCACCGATCCGCGTGACCTGCTTATCCTGGAGAACGCGCAATAGAACCGCTTGCAGTTCATAGGGCATATCGCCGATTTCATCCAAAAATAAGGTACCCCCATCAGCCATTTCGATTTTTCCCTTGCGCCCTTTCCTGTCGCCGCCGGTAAAAGAGCCGGAAGCATAGCCAAACAATTCACTGCTGATCAGCTCACGAGGAATTGCCGCACAGTTGATGGCCACAAAGGGCCCTTTTCGATCCTGACAGTTGTGAATGGCCTTGGCAAACAATTCTTTGCCGGTACCGCTTTCCCCGGTCAGCAGAATATTGCCATTGGAGTTGGCGAAGCACACAGCCTGATCAATGGCGTTGCGGAAAGCATAGCTCTCGCCAATCAAGCTGTTGAAACAATCGGCAGACGGTAAGTATTTGCCCGGAGCCGCAGTTTGGCCGGACTCTTGGGCATTGGCAAAAAGCAGAATCGAACAGGACCTGCCCGCCGCTTCAAAAGGCCTGATCTGAACAGAATAAAGCCCGGTGGTCGGCGGGGAACCAATCACTTCGCTGATGATCCCTTGTGCCTGAGTTTGGATAAGAGGAAGGAGTTGGGAATTGGCGGGAAGATACCTTCTGATATTGCCGGCTTGACCATCGGTGGGCAGGGTCGGAAAAAAGCGGCGGCCCGCCGGATTAATGCCCATGATCATTCCTGCCGGGTCAACGACAATAATGGGCGGATCGCTGGTCAGGTCGGGGCAAGGGATTTCTTCCCGGGCAACAAGAACGGCTCTCTCCGCAGGGGGGCGGATACTGGTCTGAATCCGGTGTGCCAATAACAGCACTTGAGTCAGGATGGTGGACACTTTCTCCGCAGCATCCTTTTCCCAGGGAATTCCCGTTTCCCGATAAGCCAGGGTAATAATGGCATCGAGATTGCCCTTAGCGTCAAAAATCGGGGCGGAAGCACTGTTGATATTGAGATCGCTCTCCAAATAATGCTCGGGCCCCAGCAATACTGCCGGACACATGGAACGTTTACAGAGCAGGTGGGACGTCAGGCCGCTCTTGCGGATTTCTCTGGGTTCATTGCTAAAAAGAAACTCCTGAACAAAATAAGACTCGATACCGCTTGCTGTCTTTTGAAAAAAGAAAGTTCCCTGCCGGTCGTGAATGTTCATAAAGATGGGAATCTTATTGAAATCCCCGAGATCATGAATGGTGGGAAAGACAATCTGGGCAAAGGGCATGAGATTTTCGTTTCTCAGCATATCCTCCTCTGGATCATGGGTCTTATCTGATGGCCGTAAGCCCAGCTTGTAGGATTCGATCCAAATTTTTTTGATCTCGGTGCGCGGATATTCAGAGGTCATTACGGCATCGAGGTCTCCGTCCAGCAGGGACTTCTTACAGCGAACGGTAGCCTCCCAACGGTCTTTGGTCATCGGCCGGTTGTCCACATCCCACAGAGGCGCTTGCTGAAAATTGGGAACGATCATTTGGTTCAATACGTCATCGAATTTTTTTAGATTAAACGACTTCGCTTGCATAAGTTTCCCTCCCAAAGCAATTTGAGGTCAGATACTGATTTAGCCAGGAGCACTGTTCCTTGTGAATAAAAATTTTTGATCAATATCATTCTACCATTTTTCGATAGGAATCACATGACATAAATCCCAGATTCATTGAACCTGTCGGCAGCATGCCATCTGCAGCATATGAGAAGCATGTGAGGCCGCTCACTAACTTGCGAAGGAGGATTACTCAATGAACTCTCAACCCAACAAGACATTAGGACCCCTTGTGGCCATCATGTCGATGTTCATCTTTATCCCGGATTTCTTCATCATCTCAAGCATTCTCAGCAAAATCTCCGAATCTTATCCCCACATTTCCATGGCCGGTATTACCTATTTGCTCACCTCGGTCAGTCTGGCCCAGATGGCCGGGGCCCTGGTAACGGGGGTGGTGCTGGGGCGCAGGCTTTCCTTCCGGGGGCTGTCCCTCATTGCCATTGGGATCTACGTGATCTTCGGGGGAATGCCTTTCTTCTTCTCTATGTCTTTCGGGGCGCTGATGTTTACCCGGGTTGTCTTTGGCTTGGGTCTGGGCTGCTGGCTTCCCATCTGCCAGTCCTATATTGCCAAAATGTACGACGATGAAGCTAAGCGGGCCGATATCCTCGGTCTTGGCATGGCCCTCTTCAATGTGGGGCTGATCGTCGGCATTATGGCCGGAGGTATCCTGGGCGCATTGAATTGGCGTTATACCTTCGCCTTTTATCTCCTCGGCAGTATTTCCTTTGTTTTAGTAGCCCTCTTTATGAAAGAACCGGTCAATGAAGCGGCAGGCCAAAAAGCAAAGCTGCACATCCCCAAGGAAGCTTTCGGAATTATGGGCTTTTTCGTATTGGCTCAGTTGATCTTTGGGGTGTTTTCTTCTTATATCAGTTATGTGGTAGCGGAAATCCAAGGTACACCCATTCTGGCCAGCACCATGATGACCGCCTTCAGCATCGCCTGCATTGTGATCGCTCTCTGCTTCGGCCCATTGTACCGCCTGGTCAAGCAGTATATCCTCCTGCTTGCTTCAGCCCTTGTGGTCATCAGCTATGCCCTGCTTTATCTTGGCGGCCTTTCCGCTTCTATTCCCTTGTTATTTTTAGGGGCGGTGTGCTGCGGGCTGGCTACGAACATGTGCAGCACGGGGGTTGCTATGATGTTAAGCATCGCGGTGCCCCAGGCTGCTGTCGCCGCTGCCATGAGTGCCTCTATCATTTGTATGAATGTGGGAACCTTTCTCACCAGCCCTTTTCTGCAAATCATCTCCATAGCTGCCGGTGAGGGCGCTCCCGCCTATACAGCCTATCTGGCCGCCCTTCTGCTGGCCGTCGTCCTCCTGATCGTCGCGGTTCCTTTCAGCACCAAACTCAGACGGGCTGCCAAAGCCAAGGAAACTACGCCCGCTGCTTAAAGGTCTTTAAAAAGCAGAAACTTTCATTCAAGTAAAGAATAGACAAGGAGAAAAAATCGCCTTGTCTATTCTCTGTTTTTAGCCTTTGTTTTTAGTCCTTATTCTCGGCCTTTGACTCCGGCTCTTTCTCCAACTCCGTTTTGCATTTGATGCATTTCTTGCTTATGGCGGGATTAAGGGCACCGCATTGGGGGCATTTCACCGGTTTTTGAGCACTGGGTGGTCTAAAACACATTGTCTAATTCCTCCTCGTGATTATTATAAAAAATTTGTCATTCTATGTAATAATGCAAATTTCATGCCACCCAGGCCTTTCAGATTATCGGAAGGCTCAGTTGTTTCAAGTCATCAGGAAATGCCTCTTTTCACTGTATTCTAAAGCTAAAGGATTACAAGCTATGCCCCTGTGAGCTATCCAGCTTTCTCATTCTATCTCATTGCTGCAACAGCCTTTTCGCATAGTGAAAAACCTATGGGCTGAATGTTAACATATTACGTCCCATTGAGGGAATCATGTGATTAATTTGCTCCCTTCCTACTGGAAACGAAGGATTTTGTTGACATTTGTCGAATATTGCGAATCACTAGGATTTTTAACAGAGAAAAATATAGGGGGGACAAGCAGATGAAATGGGTGGAAAATATAAAAACCGTTTACAAGTTGGGGATTCTTGTCATCATTGCCTTCTTTTCCTTAGGTTCCGTCGGATTTACAGGCTATTACGATCTGAAAATTGCCAATGATAATTTGCAGACAATGTATGAAGAGCGCTTAATCCCGGTAAAGATCGCCTACGATACCCGTTCCGATATCCGGGCTATGAACGGCTTCCTTTTGGAATCAATGCTGACCGCTGATCGGGGCAAAAATCAAACCCTTCTGGACTCTATTCAGGAAAAAGGGCAGGGAATTGAAGATAAGCTCAGCCAACTGGAGGACCTGAGCCTGGATCCGCAAAGCCAAGAGTTGTTTCTGAAGATTAAAGCCTCCCATAAACAATACGACCAAACCAAAAATCAGATCGTTGCCTTTGCCAGGGCAAATCTCAATGACAAGGCCTATAACCTCTATGAAACCTCCGGTGGTCATCTGTCAGACCAATTAGTGGAAGATATGCGGGCTCTGGGAGAATACTACGCCGGCCTTTCCCTCCAGGCCAGTCTGGACTATGAAGCAAGCTTTAAACATACTTTGTGGTTTATGGGAGCCATTGTTGCCGCCGCCCTCTTCTTGCTGGCAGGAAGCGGCTATATCATCGCTTCTTCCATAACCAAACCCCTGGGGACAATGGTCGAAGTCTGCAATGATTTTGCTGCCGGAGATTTCCGGGATAAACAGCGGAGAAGCGGTGCCGGTAGAGAGGATGAGATTGGCCTGTTGTACCAGGCCTTAGCCGCCATGCAGAATAATCTCCGTCCTTTGATCAAAGGAATCTCCACCTCCGCGGAACAGGTAGCGGCCTCCAGCCAGGAGCTTACGGCCAGTTCGGAGCAATCCGCCCAGGCGGCAGGGCAAGTGGCCGCCTCCATTTCCCAGATCGCCTTAGGAGCCGAACAGCAATTGGCAGCTGCCAATGAAACGGCTGCCGTCGTCGGGCAAATGACCCTGAACATGCAGGAAATCGCCGCCAAAGCCAATCAGGTGACCTCCCAGTCCAGCCATGCCAATGACCAGGCCAATCAAGGCATCACCACTGTGGAAAAGGCGGTAGCCCAGATGACTCAAATCGAGGGCACAGTCAATTCCTCTGCCGATGTGGTCGCCAAGCTGGGCAGACGGTCTCAGGAAATCGGGGAGATTGTGGACACCATTTCCGGAATTGCGGCCCAGACCAATCTTCTGGCCCTCAACGCCGCTATCGAAGCGGCCCGGGCCGGAGAGCAAGGCCGGGGCTTTGCCGTAGTGGCCGATGAAGTTCGCAAGCTTGCCGAGCAGTCCCAAGAAGCGGCCCGGCAAATCGCCCTCCTGATCAGCGAGATTCAAGCCGATACTGAACAAGCCGTTGCGGCCATGAATCACGGAACCCGGGAAGTCAAAGCAGGGACGGAGGCGGTGGATGCCGCAGGCCAGTCCTTCCGGGAGATCGCCCACCTGGTAACCCAGGTCTCAGGCCAATTGCAGGAGATCGCCACAGGTCTTCAGGCCATGGATTCCGACGGCCGGCAAATCTTCAGCTCTGTGCAAAGCATCGACCAAATCAGCAATACTACGGCATCCGAAACTCAGACCGTCTCCGCTGCCACTGAGGAACAACTGGCCTCCATGGAGGAGATCGCCTCTTCCAGCCAATCCTTATCCGAACTCGCTCAAAATCTGCAAAATGAGATCGCCAGATTTAAATACTAGACTTTTAAAACTTGGCTGCAGCTCATGATTAACTTGCACCCTTATACAGCAAAAGACAGATGCCACACCGCAAAATGTGGTATCTGTCTTTCTAACTTCCTGCCCCAAATATACGTCCAAAACAGTGAAATCAAGTCAGGCTTTCGCTTCTTTTTTCCTTCCAGGCATGGTCATAGCTAAGATCATGGACAGCAGGGTAATGATAATAAACGCGGTAAACAGGACATGCATGGAACTGTTTAAGGAGAGGGTTATTTGCTCCGCCGCAAGGGCGGTATGGGATAGGTCAGGCTGATAAAGGTTGCCCGGATTGATCCCTTCTATGCCTTGCTGGGTAAAATATTTAGTAATATACAGGTTAAAAATAGTCCCGAACACACTGATGCCGATGGTCTGGCCCAGAGTTCTGAGCAAGGAATTGGTTCCGACCGCGGCTCCTCTTTGGCTGTACTCTGCCGAATCCTGAACGATGATGGTTAAGGCCGCACTGGCTCCGCCGAAGCCGATCCCCATAATAAAGCCATAGGCGAGAATGATGGGCAGGGGAGTATTTATTCCCAGCGTGAACAGCAGCAGGGTACTGAGCAGCAGCACCGCATTGGAGGCCAGAATAACATTCTTCCCTCCATACCGGACCAACAGCTTGCCCAGGATAAAGGAGACGATCAACCAGGACACCGACATGGGCAGCATGGCTAAACCGGCGGCTGTGGGACGGTATCCCAAAATATTCTGCAAGTAAATGGGCAGATAAACATTGACGCCCATGAGCACGGCATAGATCAGGAAGGAAATCAGATTGACCAGGATCGTCGTTCTGGTAAAGATCGCAAAAGGAATGATGGGTTCCGCCGCTTTTTTCTCGATTTTATAAAATGCATAAAGCAGAAAGAACGTCAACAGGAGCAGCCCGGCCACCCATAAAGAGGGATAGGGTGAAGCGCTCCGATCGAATAAAAAGATGCTTAAGAAGACCACGATGGCTAAGGATAGGGTAAGCGTCCCGGCATAATCGATGCTGGGGTTCTTCTTGGCAAAGGTTTCCTTCAAGGAGCTTTGCAGCAGAATGACTGACAGCAGCCCAAAGGGAATATTGATAAAAAAGATCCAGTGCCAGGAAAGCACATCGATTAAAAATCCGCCGAAAAACGGACCGACAAGACTGGCGATTCCCCATACCGTGCTTAAGGCCCCCTGTATCTTTGCTCTTTCCGCCAGTGAAAAAACATCGCCGATGATGGTAAAGGAAACCGTAAATATAGCGCCCGCTCCCAGCCCCTGAATGGCACGAAAGACAATCAGCATAACCATACTCTGGGCTAATCCGCATAAAAAGCTGCCCGCCAAAAATATGATAATGCCGACGGAGAGGATGTTTTTCCTGCCGTACAAATCGGCAAGTTTGCCATAAGCCGGTGTCGATAAGGCCGACGTTAATAAATACACCGAAAAAACCAGGCTGATGAATTCAAATCCCTGCAAATCCTTGGCGATAGTGGGCGTAGCCATCGTAACAATCGTTCCCTCAACCGCCGCTAAAAACATAGACAGCATAAGGGATATAATCAAAGGTGTTTTTTTTATACTCATAATCTTGTGTTCCTATCTTTTTATCATGTCTCAGTGGCCGGAACCACCATGGGGATTAAGGCCGTTCTCATTATATGAGCGGTTCACACCCCTGTCAAGGAATAACTTGTCGAGGCCCTTAAAAACAAATAAGGTGTCCTGAGCAGTCTGTCCCAGATTGAATGCATGTTCAATCTGGGCAGACAAGTCCTGACTCCCTATAGATAAGCTATTTAGTACTCTGTAACACCTAATTCTTCACATTTCCGGGCAATGCAAGTTTTAAGTGTTACAGAGTACTCGTTTTAACCCGCAGATATCACAGGATTTTGTCAATCAATCCATAGTCCTGGGCCTGCCCAGCCGTCATATAATAATCTCTCTCCATATCCTTTTGGATTTTTTCCAGAGGCTGGCCTGTAAGCCTGCTATAGGTCTCATTCAGCTTCTCCTTGGTTTTGATCAGCCAGTCACTATGGATTTTTATATCGGTGGTCTGTCCCTGGAGCCCGCCGGATAGTGACGGCTGATGAATCAGCACTTCACTGTTTGCCAAGGCAAAGCGTTTGCCTTTCGCCCCTGCTGCCAGCAGCAAGGAGGCGGCACTCCCCGATTGGCCTATGCTGATGGTGGAAACATCGCATTTGATATAGTTCATCGTATCCATAATGGCCAATCCGTCCGTTACGGAACCACCGGGGCTGTTAATGTAGAAATGGATATCCTTATCACAGTCGGCAGATTCCAGAAAAAGCATTTGGGCGATAATCAAGCTTGCTGATTCATTGGTTACCATGCCATTAAGCATGACGACGCGGTCATTCAGCAGTCTGGAAAAAATATCACAAGAGCGTTCCCCGCGGGATGTTTGTTCGATTACCATAGGTACAAGATGGTTCATATTAACCTCCATAGACTGTTTACGCAGCCCTATTCATAATTGTATTGCCAGAGCCGAATTGGATAACCTTATTGATTTTTCTTCCTCCGTACATTTTCCGGTATTTCCCGGGTGCCAGTCCATAGATCCTCATAAAGGCTCGCGTAAAGGATTCCTGAGAAGCATACTGATATTTCAGGGCGATATCAATGATGGGCTGCTCTGTCCCAACAAGCTCCTCGGCAGCCTTCTCCATCCGCCTCCTGGTTATATATCTGGTGACGGATTCGCCTGTTACTTTGTGAAAAAGCCTGTGATAGTAGTATTTCGACAGGTAGGCTTTCCGGGCAAGATCCTCAAGGTCAATCCTGTCATCCAGATTTTCTTCAATATAGTCAAGGGAATCATACACTTTGGAGCGATAATCCATATGCTTTCTCCTTTCCCAAGAATCTGTCATCATTATATACTCTAACGGCAATTCGTTCTTGATAATTTTTGCTTAAGTAAAGAGCGTACCGCCAATGTTCAAACCAGGCTGAACATTGGGCGATACGCTCTTCTTTTCCAGGCAAGCCCGATAACGTCTAAGGGTGGGGTCTCCAAGCAGGGAGGGCACGTCAGGATATGTGTCCTAACGATCCACTCCGCCGCTGACAATAC is a genomic window containing:
- a CDS encoding MFS transporter; this encodes MNEMNRVTRYGIVFAIMFMNFFIPTHGIVATTFAAMAESYPNVSASALTYVTAVVNVAQVVASIGAGVLIGRKLKYKTAGIISLLLFTVAGGFPFLMGDGLSFGTLLASRCLFGLGLGAFSPIVNSTIAYLFDKENTRAFMMGAKDVFFSLGATIGNIIAGILCLISWQTTYVFYLFGIIPLVFFVIFYKEPEFVQEAQKEKIKIPKTAFYYLFLLLVVMLLTQFCWNYIAFILTDMGYSSAVIGTIVTCFTVGAVLGGVAYGFCYRFFKNYILFVAMIMVSLSFMIIYGASSSVSTSLLFVFGIGFFLSGFASVMFTAGIPMSLSLTVPASAIAAAMGLFFAFQNFGSFLASPVGQLFFKIVGEDAPMNTIFLFGLVVALLFTVIVFITSTRDAKLAKDQKQELNSL
- a CDS encoding methyl-accepting chemotaxis protein, which encodes MMNLAVQSDEELLAAYAAILSRLKELIKEDLMVIITDNTHILYFYPGYKLNGSHMQLVGLELPADDDLGRCVRTGESNTELRPKEAFGVPFLAMTTPIQNSRGEIIGCVSIGRSMEKEANLEEASQSLAASLQEVNAGLEEIASGSQILSSKINSVVRSANDSAVKIKEVNQVIRAIADVSAHSNLLGLNAAIEAARAGEQGRGFAVVAEEMRTLAAQSKDSAKMVTEILTQMKDSIESILWEVDQINGIAGNQAASTQEITAALEEISDNSQALVEHAKIKIEKH
- a CDS encoding sigma-54 interaction domain-containing protein, which encodes MQAKSFNLKKFDDVLNQMIVPNFQQAPLWDVDNRPMTKDRWEATVRCKKSLLDGDLDAVMTSEYPRTEIKKIWIESYKLGLRPSDKTHDPEEDMLRNENLMPFAQIVFPTIHDLGDFNKIPIFMNIHDRQGTFFFQKTASGIESYFVQEFLFSNEPREIRKSGLTSHLLCKRSMCPAVLLGPEHYLESDLNINSASAPIFDAKGNLDAIITLAYRETGIPWEKDAAEKVSTILTQVLLLAHRIQTSIRPPAERAVLVAREEIPCPDLTSDPPIIVVDPAGMIMGINPAGRRFFPTLPTDGQAGNIRRYLPANSQLLPLIQTQAQGIISEVIGSPPTTGLYSVQIRPFEAAGRSCSILLFANAQESGQTAAPGKYLPSADCFNSLIGESYAFRNAIDQAVCFANSNGNILLTGESGTGKELFAKAIHNCQDRKGPFVAINCAAIPRELISSELFGYASGSFTGGDRKGRKGKIEMADGGTLFLDEIGDMPYELQAVLLRVLQDKQVTRIGDHVSHQIEFNLITATNRNLKDLMESGQFRPDLFYRISMFPINIPPLRDRKGDIKLFVSYFMDSCGQNNPEALSISHEALRILEEYDWPGNVRQLENVILYMMTIAKSRNSKVLLPEHIPNIVLQSSPPSFAPGEAMDTEKAEAYGTIHQVEKVMLEKVLKEFNHDIPLVAEILGVSKSTVYRKIKRYNLA
- a CDS encoding MFS transporter — its product is MNSQPNKTLGPLVAIMSMFIFIPDFFIISSILSKISESYPHISMAGITYLLTSVSLAQMAGALVTGVVLGRRLSFRGLSLIAIGIYVIFGGMPFFFSMSFGALMFTRVVFGLGLGCWLPICQSYIAKMYDDEAKRADILGLGMALFNVGLIVGIMAGGILGALNWRYTFAFYLLGSISFVLVALFMKEPVNEAAGQKAKLHIPKEAFGIMGFFVLAQLIFGVFSSYISYVVAEIQGTPILASTMMTAFSIACIVIALCFGPLYRLVKQYILLLASALVVISYALLYLGGLSASIPLLFLGAVCCGLATNMCSTGVAMMLSIAVPQAAVAAAMSASIICMNVGTFLTSPFLQIISIAAGEGAPAYTAYLAALLLAVVLLIVAVPFSTKLRRAAKAKETTPAA
- a CDS encoding methyl-accepting chemotaxis protein, with the protein product MKWVENIKTVYKLGILVIIAFFSLGSVGFTGYYDLKIANDNLQTMYEERLIPVKIAYDTRSDIRAMNGFLLESMLTADRGKNQTLLDSIQEKGQGIEDKLSQLEDLSLDPQSQELFLKIKASHKQYDQTKNQIVAFARANLNDKAYNLYETSGGHLSDQLVEDMRALGEYYAGLSLQASLDYEASFKHTLWFMGAIVAAALFLLAGSGYIIASSITKPLGTMVEVCNDFAAGDFRDKQRRSGAGREDEIGLLYQALAAMQNNLRPLIKGISTSAEQVAASSQELTASSEQSAQAAGQVAASISQIALGAEQQLAAANETAAVVGQMTLNMQEIAAKANQVTSQSSHANDQANQGITTVEKAVAQMTQIEGTVNSSADVVAKLGRRSQEIGEIVDTISGIAAQTNLLALNAAIEAARAGEQGRGFAVVADEVRKLAEQSQEAARQIALLISEIQADTEQAVAAMNHGTREVKAGTEAVDAAGQSFREIAHLVTQVSGQLQEIATGLQAMDSDGRQIFSSVQSIDQISNTTASETQTVSAATEEQLASMEEIASSSQSLSELAQNLQNEIARFKY
- a CDS encoding MDR family MFS transporter; translation: MSIKKTPLIISLMLSMFLAAVEGTIVTMATPTIAKDLQGFEFISLVFSVYLLTSALSTPAYGKLADLYGRKNILSVGIIIFLAGSFLCGLAQSMVMLIVFRAIQGLGAGAIFTVSFTIIGDVFSLAERAKIQGALSTVWGIASLVGPFFGGFLIDVLSWHWIFFINIPFGLLSVILLQSSLKETFAKKNPSIDYAGTLTLSLAIVVFLSIFLFDRSASPYPSLWVAGLLLLTFFLLYAFYKIEKKAAEPIIPFAIFTRTTILVNLISFLIYAVLMGVNVYLPIYLQNILGYRPTAAGLAMLPMSVSWLIVSFILGKLLVRYGGKNVILASNAVLLLSTLLLFTLGINTPLPIILAYGFIMGIGFGGASAALTIIVQDSAEYSQRGAAVGTNSLLRTLGQTIGISVFGTIFNLYITKYFTQQGIEGINPGNLYQPDLSHTALAAEQITLSLNSSMHVLFTAFIIITLLSMILAMTMPGRKKEAKA
- a CDS encoding ATP-dependent Clp protease proteolytic subunit encodes the protein MEVNMNHLVPMVIEQTSRGERSCDIFSRLLNDRVVMLNGMVTNESASLIIAQMLFLESADCDKDIHFYINSPGGSVTDGLAIMDTMNYIKCDVSTISIGQSGSAASLLLAAGAKGKRFALANSEVLIHQPSLSGGLQGQTTDIKIHSDWLIKTKEKLNETYSRLTGQPLEKIQKDMERDYYMTAGQAQDYGLIDKIL